One genomic segment of Musa acuminata AAA Group cultivar baxijiao chromosome BXJ3-3, Cavendish_Baxijiao_AAA, whole genome shotgun sequence includes these proteins:
- the LOC103977461 gene encoding probable alpha,alpha-trehalose-phosphate synthase [UDP-forming] 9 translates to MLSKSCANLLEMGADDLIDFSMSIKSLPRVMTTPGIINDTDEGACTDEDSCTTTSLFRDRKIIVANFLPLNSMKDQTTGEWCFTWDEDALLLQLKDGFSYDTEVIYVGCLKADIDVREQEVVSQKLLEEYGCMPTFLSPDLYKKYYHGFCKKQLWPLFHYMLPIGLHKGDLFDHSLFQAYVSANKKFADKVLEVINSDDDYVWIHDYHLMLLPTFLRKRLNRIKIGFFLHSPFPSSEIYRTLPVREEILKALLNADLIGFQTYDYARHFLSCCSRMLGLHYESKRGYIGLEYYGRIVSIKILSVGVHIGRLHSVLNHPHTISKVQEIEKKFKGKKLLLGVDDMDIFKGISLKLLAFELLLERSPYLRGNIILVQIVNPARSTGKDVKEAREEAISIAERINSSYGTPGYDPVVLIDKPIPFYERIAYYVAAECCIVNAVRDGMNLVSYEYVVCRQGTEEMDKCRGVNVGGSHTSTLIVSEFVGCSPSLSGAFRVNPWSVEDVADALHQSIILGESERQLRHEKHYRYVSTHHVAYWAHSFSQDLKRACKDYYSQRCWALGFGLNFRVLFLSPNFRKLTFNHIVSSYKNTYRRAIFLDYDGTIMPESSVNKTPSQETISILNGLCSDPNNTVFIVSGRGRDSLSEWFSSCENLGIAAEHGYFIRWRKDVEWESNSVVADSDWMKIAKPVIQLYTDTTDGSFVEVKESAIVWHHQYADHDFGPCQAKELLDHLESVLANEPVVVKRGQHIVEVKPQGVSKGLVVEKLLGTLSNCGKPPDFVMCIGDDRSDEDMFESINNTASSNLFPSVPEVFACTVGQKPSKAKYYVEDTSEVVRLLRGITAVSTQNQKFTHYQVSFESSS, encoded by the exons ATGTTGTCAAAATCATGTGCCAACCTTTTAGAAATGGGGGCTGACGATCTAATAGACTTCAGTATGTCTATTAAATCACTTCCTAGAGTAATGACAACTCCAGGAATAATAAATGACACAGATGAAGGAGCATGCACTGATGAAGACTCTTGTACTACCACATCACTATTCCGTGATCGTAAAATCATAGTAGCAAACTTCCTTCCACTAAACTCTATGAAAGATCAAACGACTGGAGAATGGTGCTTCACATGGGATGAGGATGCACTACTGCTACAACTGAAAGATGGATTTTCTTATGATACTGAAGTCATATATGTTGGATGTTTGAAGGCTGATATAGATGTCCGTGAGCAAGAAGTAGTTTCTCAAAAGCTATTGGAAGAATATGGGTGCATGCCAACCTTCCTTTCTCCTGATCTTTATAAGAAGTATTACCACGGGTTCTGCAAGAAGCAATTATGGCCTCTTTTCCATTATATGCTTCCTATTGGTCTTCATAAGGGTGATCTCTTTGACCATTCTCTTTTTCAAGCCTATGTTTCTGCAAATAAAAAATTTGCAGACAAGGTTTTGGAGGTAATTAATTCAGATGATGACTATGTGTGGATCCATGATTATCACCTCATGCTTCTTCCAACATTCCTAAGAAAACGACTGAATCGAATCAAAATTGGTTTCTTTCTTCACAGCCCCTTTCCCTCATCCGAAATCTATCGGACGTTGCCTGTCAGAGAGGAAATACTCAAGGCATTGCTTAATGCCGATTTAATTGGCTTCCAGACATATGATTATGCACGGCACTTCCTTTCTTGTTGTAGCAGGATGTTAGGCCTGCATTATGAATCCAAACGTGGTTATATAGGACTCGAATATTATGGACGCATAGTGAGCATCAAGATTCTCTCTGTCGGTGTTCATATAGGCCGGCTTCATTCTGTACTGAATCATCCTCATACAATTTCAAAGGTCCAGGAGATTGAGAAAAAATTCAAGGGGAAGAAGTTGCTACTCGGTGTCGATGACATGGATATATTTAAGGGCATTAGCCTGAAGTTGCTTGCCTTCGAGCTTTTGTTGGAGAGAAGTCCCTATTTAAGAGGAAATATTATCCTTGTGCAGATTGTAAACCCTGCAAGAAGCACAGGAAAGGATGTGAAGGAAGCAAGAGAAGAAGCAATATCAATAGCTGAAAGGATTAACAGTTCTTATGGTACTCCAGGCTATGATCCAGTGGTACTTATTGACAAGCCTATCCCTTTCTATGAAAGAATTGCTTACTATGTGGCAGCAGAGTGTTGCATTGTGAATGCTGTGAGGGATGGCATGAACTTGGTTTCCTATGAGTATGTAGTTTGCAGGCAGGGAACGGAGGAGATGGACAAGTGTAGGGGTGTCAATGTGGGCGGTTCACACACAAGCACACTTATTGTATCTGAGTTTGTTGGTTGCTCTCCATCACTTAGTGGAGCCTTTAGGGTCAATCCCTGGAGTGTTGAGGATGTGGCTGATGCTCTTCATCAATCAATTATATTGGGAGAATCAGAGAGACAGTTGCGTCATGAAAAACATTATCGTTATGTCAGCACCCATCATGTTGCTTACTGGGCTCACAGCTTTTCTCAGGATCTGAAGAGAGCATGCAAAGACTACTACAGTCAGAGGTGCTGGGCTCTTGGATTTGGCCTAAATTTCCGTGTACTTTTCCTTTCACCTAATTTTAGGAAATTGACATTCAATCATATTGTATCATCCTACAAGAATACCTACAGAAGAGCTATATTTTTGGACTATGATGGCACCATTATGCCTGAATCATCTGTCAACAAAACTCCAAGCCAAGAAACCATATCTATCCTGAATGGCCTGTGCAGCGATCCAAATAACACTGTGTTTATTGTCAGTGGCAGAGGCAGGGATTCTCTTAGTGAGTGGTTTTCCTCATGTGAAAACCTTGGAATTGCTGCTGAACATGGCTATTTCATCAG GTGGAGAAAGGATGTTGAGTGGGAGTCCAATTCAGTTGTTGCTGATTCTGATTGGATGAAGATAGCGAAACCAGTTATACAATTATATACTGATACCACAGATGGTTCATTTGTAGAAGTAAAGGAGAGTGCAATTGTATGGCATCATCAATATGCAGATCATGACTTTGGTCCCTGCCAAGCTAAAGAACTACTGGATCATCTTGAGAGTGTTCTGGCAAACGAGCCAGTGGTTGTTAAGCGGGGTCAACATATTGTTGAAGTAAAACCTCAG GGAGTTAGTAAAGGGCTGGTGGTGGAGAAGCTTCTTGGGACTCTGAGCAACTGTGGGAAGCCACCGGACTTTGTGATGTGCATTGGTGATGACCGATCTGATGAGGACATGTTTGAGAGCATCAACAACACCGCTTCAAGCAATCTATTTCCGTCAGTTCCCGAAGTCTTTGCATGTACAGTTGGTCAAAAGCCAAGCAAGGCCAAATACTACGTTGAAGATACCAGTGAAGTTGTAAGGTTATTACGAGGTATCACTGCTGTCTCAACTCAGAATCAAAAGTTCACACACTATCAGGTTTCATTTGAAAGTTCGAGTTGA